TCACCGCTCCCTTCCTGTAGAAACAATTCAACATTTCAATGCTGTCACTGTGGTTACACAAAGCACATGGTGGCGCAGAAGCGGGCGGTTCAGTTCGCACACCACGGCGGGCCTTTTGCATAGCGCTTTGTTAGCAAAGGAGCAGGCTACCCATGAAACGCACCCATTCGCAAACCTCTCAACGGCTCCTGATCGCACTGGCGATGGGTTTTATTCTGACATCGCTTCCAGGAGTGTCCGCTCGGGCACAAGACCAGCCTCCTCAAACGCCAGACATGCAGCAGATGCAGAAGAGGTTGTCACAGCTTGAGAACGAAGTTCAGCAATTGAAGCAGCAGATGAGTGCCGCAGCCCAGGTGTCCGCTCAGGAACTCAACGCCGCGGTGAGTAATCCGACAAACCCCAACGAGTCGGAGCAACCAGTGAAACCGAAGACGGGAAGTTCGGTGGATGTCTACGGCTTCGTCATGCTGGACAGTGGATATAACTTCGGAGCCAACGATCCGAATTGGTTCGACGTGGTGCGTCCCACAAAATTACCTGCGTTTGCCGGACAGTTTGGCCCCAACGGAAGTACGTACTGGGGGGTGCGGCAAACCCGAATTGGAATTAAGACACTCACTCCGACAGCCATGGGGGATCTCAAGACCACCTTCGAATGGGAGCTCTTCGGGACTGGTGTTGACGCCGGCCAGACGACATTCCGTCTACGTCACGCTTGGGGCGAAATGGGGCACTTCGGTGCGGGACAGACATGGAGCCCGTTTATGGATATCGGCGTATTCCCCGACTCGGTTGAGTATTGGGGGCCGAACGGCATGGTCTTCTTCCGCAACGTGCAGTTCCGCTTCACCCCGTTACAAAAAGGCGACAGCAACATACAGATCGCACTGGAACGTCCTGGAGCCAGTGCCGACCAGGGAATTTATGCCGGCCGCGTCGAATTGGCAAACGTCGTTCCCCACTTCAAATGGCCAGATCTGAGCGGTCACGTCAAATACGCCGGAGACTGGGGTTACGTGCAAGTGGCTGGCATAGTGAGGAAGATCGCCTGGGTCGACACAGGCACAGGCCCATTTCATCTCAGCGGCTACGCCGTTGGCGCGGGTGTGAATGTAAGTTCCAACCTTAAGTTCACGAAGAGAGACACGGGTAAGCTCGCGGTGATGTACGGACACGGCGTCGAGAACTATATGAACGACGCGCCTGTAGACATCGGTGTCAAAAACAACTTTTCAAACCCCATAAGGCC
The Edaphobacter bradus genome window above contains:
- a CDS encoding DcaP family trimeric outer membrane transporter; this encodes MKRTHSQTSQRLLIALAMGFILTSLPGVSARAQDQPPQTPDMQQMQKRLSQLENEVQQLKQQMSAAAQVSAQELNAAVSNPTNPNESEQPVKPKTGSSVDVYGFVMLDSGYNFGANDPNWFDVVRPTKLPAFAGQFGPNGSTYWGVRQTRIGIKTLTPTAMGDLKTTFEWELFGTGVDAGQTTFRLRHAWGEMGHFGAGQTWSPFMDIGVFPDSVEYWGPNGMVFFRNVQFRFTPLQKGDSNIQIALERPGASADQGIYAGRVELANVVPHFKWPDLSGHVKYAGDWGYVQVAGIVRKIAWVDTGTGPFHLSGYAVGAGVNVSSNLKFTKRDTGKLAVMYGHGVENYMNDAPVDIGVKNNFSNPIRPIKGVALPVLGVVAFLDHVWSTRYATSVGYSMLNIDNSNASAPSDFHQGHYALGNLLYHPVPRVTMASEFQFGRRVNFSNGYNYNQYRLQFSFRYDWSKGFEF